One part of the Vogesella sp. LIG4 genome encodes these proteins:
- the thiE gene encoding thiamine phosphate synthase, with the protein MQNVNGLYAITPDTDDSEKLIEQVSAALDGGARVLQYRNKGSDPVRRLWQANILASLARSRGALFIVNDDIQLARAVQADGVHVGRDDAAIATARAALGPAAIVGASCYNSIELARAAVAAGASYVAFGAVFPSGTKPGAVAAPLALFAQSASLGVPRVAIGGITSANAAQVVAAGADAIAVIGGLFDGDDVSERAAALAALFG; encoded by the coding sequence ATGCAAAACGTTAACGGCCTGTACGCCATCACCCCCGATACCGACGACAGCGAGAAGCTGATCGAGCAGGTCAGCGCCGCGCTGGACGGCGGCGCCCGCGTACTGCAATACCGCAACAAGGGCAGCGACCCGGTGCGCCGGCTGTGGCAGGCCAATATCCTGGCCAGCCTGGCACGCAGCCGCGGCGCGCTGTTCATCGTCAACGACGACATCCAGCTGGCCCGCGCGGTGCAGGCCGACGGGGTACACGTTGGCCGCGACGATGCCGCCATCGCCACCGCGCGCGCCGCGCTGGGCCCGGCCGCCATTGTCGGCGCCAGCTGCTACAACAGCATCGAGCTGGCCCGCGCGGCAGTCGCCGCCGGCGCCAGCTACGTGGCGTTCGGCGCGGTATTCCCCTCCGGCACCAAGCCGGGAGCGGTAGCCGCGCCGCTGGCACTGTTTGCGCAGAGCGCCAGCCTCGGCGTGCCGCGCGTGGCCATCGGCGGCATCACCAGCGCCAACGCGGCACAGGTGGTAGCGGCCGGCGCCGATGCCATCGCGGTGATTGGCGGCCTGTTCGACGGCGACGACGTGAGCGAACGAGCTGCCGCGCTGGCGGCGCTGTTCGGCTGA